Proteins encoded by one window of Modestobacter marinus:
- a CDS encoding thiamine phosphate synthase yields the protein MNLPRLLVLTDRTQCRGRLTATVAAAVDAGARAVVLREKDLPLAERARLAARLQALLDPVDGVLVWAGAAGSTGRAAVHLSAADPLPTPRPGWLGRSCHSAAELARARAEGCDAAFLSPVFLTASKPGHGPALGLAGLAELVPHGPPVFALGGIGPDDVPGCLAAGARGVAVMGGVMRDPSSVRDHLAALTG from the coding sequence GTGAACCTGCCGCGGCTGCTCGTGCTCACCGACCGCACGCAGTGCCGGGGCAGGCTGACCGCCACCGTGGCCGCCGCCGTCGACGCGGGTGCCCGGGCGGTCGTGCTGCGGGAGAAGGACCTGCCGCTCGCCGAGCGGGCCCGGCTGGCCGCGCGGCTGCAGGCGCTGCTGGACCCGGTGGACGGCGTCCTGGTGTGGGCGGGTGCCGCCGGGAGCACGGGACGCGCCGCCGTCCACCTGTCCGCGGCCGACCCCCTGCCGACGCCGCGTCCCGGCTGGCTGGGTCGGTCCTGCCACTCCGCCGCCGAACTGGCCCGGGCACGCGCGGAGGGCTGCGACGCGGCCTTCCTGTCCCCGGTGTTCCTGACCGCGTCCAAGCCCGGCCACGGCCCGGCCCTCGGGCTCGCCGGCCTGGCCGAGCTGGTCCCGCACGGCCCGCCGGTCTTCGCGCTCGGCGGCATCGGCCCGGACGACGTCCCCGGCTGCCTCGCCGCCGGTGCCCGGGGGGTCGCGGTGATGGGCGGCGTGATGCGCGACCCGTCCTCCGTGCGCGACCACCTGGCCGCGCTCACCGGCTGA
- a CDS encoding thiazole synthase, producing MPDDRDLTEELAPALEQEEAGDPFTIAGQTFTSRLILGTGGLPSLDVLEQVVRSSGTQLVTVALRRVEAAAGSSMVEVLDRCEVRLLPNTAGCQTAREAVLTARLSREAFGTDWVKLEVIGDDRTLLPDAVELLDAAEQLVADGFTVFAYTTDDPVLGRRLADVGCAAVMPLGSPIGSGLGIRNPYNIALLREEVSVPVVLDAGIGTASDAALAMELGCDAVLLASAVTRAREPVRMALAMRQAVEGGRLARGAGRIPRRWLAEASTSMQGLPEL from the coding sequence ATGCCCGATGACCGCGACCTGACCGAGGAACTGGCTCCCGCACTGGAGCAGGAGGAGGCCGGCGACCCCTTCACCATCGCCGGGCAGACGTTCACCTCCCGGCTGATCCTGGGCACCGGCGGCCTGCCCAGCCTGGACGTGCTGGAGCAGGTGGTGCGCTCCTCGGGCACCCAGCTGGTGACCGTGGCGCTGCGCCGGGTCGAGGCGGCCGCGGGCAGCTCGATGGTCGAGGTGCTCGACCGGTGCGAGGTCCGGCTGCTGCCCAACACCGCCGGGTGCCAGACCGCCCGGGAGGCGGTGCTGACCGCCCGGCTCTCCCGCGAGGCCTTCGGGACCGACTGGGTCAAGCTGGAGGTCATCGGCGACGACCGCACCCTGCTGCCCGACGCCGTCGAGCTGCTGGACGCCGCCGAGCAGCTCGTCGCCGACGGCTTCACCGTGTTCGCCTACACCACCGACGACCCGGTGCTGGGCCGGCGGCTGGCCGACGTGGGCTGCGCCGCGGTCATGCCGCTGGGCTCCCCGATCGGCAGCGGGCTGGGCATCCGCAACCCGTACAACATCGCGCTGCTCCGGGAGGAGGTCAGCGTGCCGGTGGTGCTGGACGCCGGCATCGGCACCGCCTCGGACGCCGCCCTGGCGATGGAGCTCGGCTGTGACGCCGTGCTGCTGGCGTCGGCGGTGACCCGCGCCCGGGAGCCGGTGCGGATGGCGCTCGCCATGCGGCAGGCCGTCGAGGGCGGCCGGCTGGCCCGGGGGGCGGGCCGGATCCCGCGCCGCTGGCTGGCCGAGGCCTCCACGTCGATGCAGGGGCTGCCCGAGCTGTGA
- a CDS encoding nucleoside hydrolase — protein sequence MRTPLVIDTDPGIDDALAVLLALASLEVDLQLVTTVHGNVGLPETTENALRVLHLAGRSDVPVAAGARTSLVFPQPERAGHVHGTAGLGGVVLPPSPAAVDPRPAVVALAELLLASEQPVTVAAIGPLTNIALLIGVYPEAAARIGRLVVMGGSATRGGNVTAAAEFNVWADPEAAAAVFGAGLPTVLVGLDVTLPTVLTAEGIARFAAAGPVGDRAAAILQQYVDHARSSYGVDGVVVHDALALTEAIVPGTLTSVRRDVVVDTGHGAGRGQTLVDRRTPSASATAVAVAEDVDSEAAVEFLVSRLCELAARS from the coding sequence ATGCGCACCCCCCTGGTGATCGACACCGACCCGGGCATCGACGACGCCCTGGCCGTGCTGCTCGCGCTGGCCAGCCTCGAGGTCGACCTGCAGCTGGTGACGACGGTGCACGGCAACGTCGGCCTCCCCGAGACCACCGAGAACGCGCTGCGGGTGCTGCACCTGGCCGGGCGGTCCGACGTCCCGGTGGCCGCGGGCGCCCGCACGTCGCTGGTGTTCCCGCAGCCGGAGCGGGCCGGGCACGTGCACGGGACGGCGGGCCTCGGCGGCGTCGTGCTGCCGCCGTCCCCGGCCGCCGTCGACCCCCGGCCCGCGGTGGTGGCGCTGGCGGAGCTCCTGCTGGCCAGCGAGCAGCCGGTGACCGTGGCGGCGATCGGCCCGCTGACCAACATCGCCCTGCTGATCGGCGTGTACCCCGAGGCGGCGGCACGGATCGGCCGGCTGGTGGTCATGGGCGGCTCGGCCACCCGCGGCGGCAACGTGACCGCGGCCGCGGAGTTCAACGTGTGGGCCGACCCGGAGGCCGCCGCGGCGGTGTTCGGCGCGGGCCTGCCGACCGTGCTGGTGGGCCTGGACGTCACGCTGCCCACCGTCCTGACGGCGGAGGGGATCGCCCGGTTCGCCGCGGCCGGCCCGGTCGGCGACCGGGCGGCGGCGATCCTGCAGCAGTACGTCGACCACGCCCGCAGCAGCTACGGCGTCGACGGCGTGGTGGTGCACGACGCCCTCGCGCTGACCGAGGCGATCGTGCCGGGCACGCTGACGTCGGTGCGCCGGGACGTCGTCGTGGACACCGGCCACGGGGCCGGGCGCGGGCAGACCCTGGTGGACCGCCGGACGCCGTCGGCCTCGGCCACCGCGGTGGCGGTGGCCGAGGACGTCGACAGCGAGGCGGCCGTGGAGTTCCTGGTCAGCCGGCTGTGCGAGCTGGCCGCCCGCAGCTGA
- a CDS encoding glycine betaine ABC transporter substrate-binding protein, translating to MRTRAATACSLAAATLLTGCGLQAATQYTPASEPADIQPIEGVAGEEIVVGSKNFTEQLILGKIAVIALQTAGFDVVDRTNIPGSVPARQGMVNGEIDMEWEYTGTAWLSYLGETAPIVDPLEQYEAVRDAELANGLTWLPPAEANNTYAFAVRSEAVDDLGGISSLSEVAELPVEERTFCVESEFASRNDGFVPMLETYGLELGDAQGVPRDNVSTLDTGAVYEATDQGACNFGEVFTTDGRIQALDLTVLEDDRAFFPNYNISPVLLTETFTEHPELADLFGQITPLLTNDVLQELNARVDVAGEQPGDVALEWMVSEGLVEPA from the coding sequence ATGCGCACCCGCGCCGCCACCGCGTGCTCGCTCGCGGCCGCCACGCTGCTCACCGGGTGCGGTCTGCAGGCCGCCACGCAGTACACCCCGGCGTCCGAGCCGGCCGACATCCAGCCGATCGAGGGGGTGGCCGGCGAGGAGATCGTGGTGGGGTCGAAGAACTTCACCGAGCAGCTGATCCTCGGCAAGATCGCGGTGATCGCGCTGCAGACCGCCGGGTTCGACGTGGTCGACCGGACCAACATCCCCGGCTCGGTGCCGGCCCGTCAGGGCATGGTCAACGGGGAGATCGACATGGAGTGGGAGTACACCGGCACCGCGTGGCTCTCCTACCTCGGTGAGACCGCGCCGATCGTGGACCCGCTGGAGCAGTACGAGGCCGTCCGGGACGCCGAGCTGGCCAACGGCCTGACCTGGCTGCCGCCGGCGGAGGCCAACAACACCTACGCCTTCGCCGTCCGCAGCGAGGCGGTCGACGACCTCGGTGGGATCAGCAGCCTCTCGGAGGTCGCCGAGCTGCCCGTGGAGGAGCGGACCTTCTGCGTGGAGAGCGAGTTCGCCAGCCGGAACGACGGGTTCGTCCCGATGCTGGAGACCTACGGCCTGGAGCTCGGCGACGCCCAGGGCGTGCCGCGGGACAACGTCAGCACGCTGGACACCGGTGCGGTCTACGAGGCCACCGACCAGGGCGCGTGCAACTTCGGCGAGGTCTTCACCACCGACGGCCGGATCCAGGCGCTGGACCTCACGGTGCTCGAGGACGACCGGGCGTTCTTCCCCAACTACAACATCTCGCCGGTGCTGCTCACCGAGACCTTCACCGAGCACCCCGAGCTGGCCGACCTGTTCGGGCAGATCACCCCGCTGCTGACCAACGACGTGCTGCAGGAGCTCAACGCCCGGGTCGACGTGGCCGGCGAGCAGCCGGGGGACGTGGCGCTGGAGTGGATGGTCTCCGAGGGGCTCGTCGAGCCGGCCTGA
- the thiS gene encoding sulfur carrier protein ThiS, which yields MTISLTVNGSPVELADGTTVAALVAQRTSGHDRVAVARNGDVVPRSSWPTTELSPGDRLEVLAPTAGG from the coding sequence ATGACCATCTCGCTGACCGTCAACGGCAGCCCGGTCGAGCTGGCCGACGGCACGACCGTCGCCGCGCTCGTCGCGCAGCGCACCAGCGGGCACGACCGGGTGGCGGTCGCCCGCAACGGGGACGTCGTCCCGCGCAGCAGCTGGCCGACGACCGAGCTCTCCCCCGGCGACCGCCTCGAGGTGCTCGCCCCCACCGCAGGAGGCTGA
- a CDS encoding ATP-binding protein yields the protein MTGEGASLAWPSSPPPPAEAGWQWALNGVAELPRVRAQLRRGLAEESDGSPQAAELDEAVVLAFDEMASNALRHGGGGVHAQVRRTPRAWLVEVRDSAVQRPPQPAVGRDPSQGGLGLYLIAEMADAHGWHSTDGQKSVWALLPRR from the coding sequence GTGACGGGCGAGGGGGCCAGCCTTGCGTGGCCGTCGTCCCCTCCTCCGCCGGCCGAGGCCGGCTGGCAGTGGGCGCTGAACGGCGTGGCGGAGCTCCCCCGGGTCCGGGCGCAGCTGCGCCGCGGGCTGGCCGAGGAGTCCGACGGCAGTCCTCAGGCGGCCGAGCTCGACGAGGCCGTCGTCCTGGCCTTCGACGAGATGGCCTCCAACGCCCTGCGGCACGGCGGCGGCGGGGTGCACGCCCAGGTGCGGCGGACGCCGCGCGCCTGGCTGGTCGAGGTGCGCGACTCCGCGGTCCAGCGCCCCCCGCAGCCGGCGGTCGGGCGCGACCCCAGCCAGGGCGGGCTGGGCCTCTACCTGATCGCGGAGATGGCCGACGCCCACGGCTGGCACTCCACCGACGGCCAGAAGAGCGTCTGGGCGCTGCTGCCCCGGCGCTGA
- a CDS encoding gamma-glutamyltransferase family protein: MFTTRPELAGTFGMVASTHWLASAAGMATLEAGGNAFDAAVAAGLTLQVVEPHLNGPGGEVPILFARSPRAATGAGVPVVLSGQGVAPAGATIDAFGDLGLDLIPGTGLLAATVPGALGAWLTLLRDHGTLPLGAVLRFAIEYAEHGHPVHPRVAATVASVSEHFRTHWPTSAATWLAPDGAPPTAGRLFRNPVLASTYRRLLDAARGPSREAQIDAALASWYTGFVAEAIDEFSRSPVMDDSGRPHRGFLTGEDLASWAPRYEPPVTLDWQGWTLAKAGPWSQGPALLQALAMLDGHPAAGAGAGYASGTADADLVHASVEAVKLAMADREAWYGDMAEVPVDDLLSTSYTEQRRALISDRASTELRPGSPGGRPPRLPRFVTEGGRASAGPVAGVGEPTVDTRGTTRGDTCHVDVVDRWGNLVSATPSGGWLQSSPVIPSLGFALGTRAQMFWLEPGLPNSLQPGKRPRTTLTPSLALRGGVPTLAFGTPGGDQQEQWQLCFWLAHVLGGLDLQAAIDAPAWHTTAFPSSFVPREMTPDEVVVESRIGEETIAELRRRGHAVTVSDPWSLGRLSAVSVDPETGLLRAGANPRGMQGYAVGR; the protein is encoded by the coding sequence ATGTTCACCACGCGGCCGGAGCTCGCCGGCACCTTCGGGATGGTCGCCTCGACGCACTGGCTCGCCAGCGCCGCGGGCATGGCGACCCTCGAGGCCGGTGGGAACGCGTTCGATGCCGCGGTCGCTGCGGGACTCACCCTGCAGGTGGTCGAGCCGCACCTCAACGGCCCGGGGGGCGAGGTCCCGATCCTCTTCGCCCGGAGCCCGCGGGCAGCCACCGGCGCGGGGGTCCCCGTGGTCCTGTCCGGTCAGGGGGTCGCCCCCGCCGGCGCGACGATCGACGCCTTCGGGGACCTCGGTCTCGACCTGATCCCAGGCACCGGTCTCCTCGCCGCCACCGTGCCCGGCGCCCTCGGCGCCTGGCTGACCCTCCTGCGCGACCACGGCACCCTGCCGCTGGGCGCCGTCCTCCGCTTCGCCATCGAGTACGCCGAGCACGGCCACCCGGTCCACCCCCGGGTCGCCGCGACCGTCGCCTCGGTCTCCGAGCACTTCCGCACCCACTGGCCGACCTCGGCCGCCACCTGGCTCGCCCCCGACGGAGCACCCCCCACCGCCGGCCGCCTGTTCCGCAACCCGGTCCTCGCCTCGACCTACCGCCGACTGCTCGACGCAGCGCGCGGACCCTCCCGAGAGGCGCAGATCGACGCGGCACTGGCGTCCTGGTACACGGGGTTCGTCGCCGAGGCGATCGACGAGTTCTCCCGGTCCCCGGTGATGGACGACTCCGGTCGTCCCCACCGCGGCTTCCTCACCGGTGAGGACCTGGCCAGCTGGGCCCCGAGGTACGAGCCGCCGGTCACCCTCGACTGGCAGGGGTGGACGCTCGCGAAGGCCGGGCCGTGGTCCCAGGGCCCGGCGCTGCTCCAGGCGCTCGCGATGCTGGACGGCCACCCGGCAGCAGGGGCCGGGGCCGGGTACGCATCGGGCACCGCCGATGCCGACCTGGTCCACGCCAGCGTGGAGGCGGTGAAGCTGGCGATGGCCGACCGTGAGGCCTGGTACGGCGACATGGCCGAGGTCCCCGTGGACGACCTGCTGTCCACGAGCTACACCGAGCAACGGCGGGCGCTGATCAGCGACCGGGCCAGCACCGAGCTGCGCCCCGGCTCGCCAGGGGGGCGCCCGCCGCGGCTCCCCCGGTTCGTCACCGAGGGCGGCCGCGCCTCCGCCGGTCCGGTCGCCGGGGTCGGGGAGCCCACCGTCGACACGCGGGGCACGACCCGGGGCGACACCTGCCACGTCGACGTCGTCGACCGCTGGGGCAACCTGGTCTCGGCCACCCCCTCGGGGGGCTGGCTGCAGAGCTCGCCGGTCATCCCCTCGCTCGGCTTCGCGCTGGGCACCCGGGCACAGATGTTCTGGCTGGAGCCCGGGCTCCCCAACTCGCTGCAGCCGGGCAAGCGCCCGCGCACCACGCTCACCCCGTCCCTGGCGCTGCGCGGTGGGGTGCCGACCCTGGCCTTCGGCACCCCCGGCGGTGACCAGCAGGAGCAGTGGCAGCTGTGCTTCTGGCTGGCCCACGTGCTGGGCGGGCTGGACCTCCAGGCGGCCATCGACGCGCCGGCCTGGCACACGACCGCCTTCCCGTCGTCGTTCGTCCCGCGGGAGATGACGCCGGACGAGGTCGTGGTCGAGTCCCGGATCGGGGAGGAGACCATCGCCGAGCTGCGCCGCCGCGGCCACGCGGTCACCGTCTCCGACCCGTGGTCGCTGGGCCGGCTCTCCGCGGTCTCGGTCGACCCGGAGACGGGCCTGCTGCGGGCCGGGGCCAACCCGCGCGGGATGCAGGGCTACGCCGTCGGTCGCTGA
- a CDS encoding SpoIIE family protein phosphatase: MAAGPVLQRLADLAARLLGPDVAQLSLIGEMQTAAVLSGPAAARQALELPLAESLCAVTVETGEPLVVRDAANDPRVADRALVTSGEIGAYLGVPLQGWHAALCVFGAAPRDWTDQDVAVLHLLAECVATELRLAAVGAESEANRWRWGLAIDAAELGSFDWDAVADQLIWDDRLLDLYGWDRAAFPGTLSALIERLHPEDADGVTATIRTALVTGEGFDQQHRVQLPSGELRWVRARGRAVLDGTGTAVRVVGVAHDATAQRRVEAQVAEVLESMPAAFFSLDRDWTFRYVNGGAEELLGATRAQLLGGDLWELFPDAVGSGFETNYRQAMTSGEPAAFDAYYPPPLDAWYEVRAWPTLEGLSVYFSEVTERYRTEQAARRRAEGLALVTRVSDTVAAALVDGRGAAEAMRELALGVVPALGDWVIVSLTDEGGRLQDVATWHRDPGLRPVAERYAELRLAALTSTAPLVAALASGKVIEVPDVTEAVGRTLPPGPVREAFETLAPATAVALGLTAHGRTVGAMSVYRSADRDPMDPEDVEVVHQLAGRVALALDSAALQEQHRRMAEDLQRSLLTDPPQPDHADIAVRYSPAVQAAQVGGDWYDAFLQSDGTTVLAIGDVVGHDTKAAAAMGQLRGLLRGIAWRNAAGPVQVLRDLDGAIEGLQLHTLATAAVARLERTGGEPGRGETRLRWSNAGHPPLMVRHADGGVVVLDTQRADLMLGVAADAPRREHEVLLQPGATVVLYTDGLVEGRDLPLDDGVARLAGLLAELGDLPLGELLDQIVDRLRPQGSEDDVALVAVRLHPDEVLPPAR; encoded by the coding sequence GTGGCCGCCGGGCCGGTCCTCCAGCGGCTGGCCGACCTGGCCGCCCGGCTGCTGGGGCCCGACGTCGCCCAGCTCTCGCTGATCGGTGAGATGCAGACGGCTGCCGTCCTCAGCGGCCCGGCGGCCGCGCGGCAGGCGCTCGAGCTGCCGCTGGCCGAGTCGCTGTGCGCCGTGACCGTCGAGACCGGGGAGCCCCTCGTCGTCCGGGACGCCGCGAACGACCCCCGGGTCGCGGACCGGGCACTGGTCACCTCCGGTGAGATCGGCGCCTACCTGGGTGTGCCGCTGCAGGGCTGGCACGCCGCCCTGTGCGTCTTCGGGGCCGCGCCCCGGGACTGGACCGACCAGGACGTCGCCGTGCTCCACCTGCTCGCCGAGTGCGTCGCGACGGAGCTCCGGCTGGCCGCGGTCGGTGCGGAGTCGGAGGCCAACCGGTGGCGCTGGGGCCTGGCCATCGACGCGGCCGAGCTCGGCAGCTTCGACTGGGACGCCGTCGCCGACCAGCTGATCTGGGACGACCGGTTGCTCGACCTCTACGGCTGGGACCGCGCGGCCTTCCCCGGCACGCTGAGCGCGCTGATCGAGCGGCTGCACCCGGAGGACGCGGACGGCGTCACCGCCACGATCCGCACGGCGCTGGTGACCGGCGAGGGCTTCGACCAGCAGCACCGGGTCCAGCTGCCCAGCGGGGAGCTCCGCTGGGTGCGCGCCCGGGGCCGCGCCGTCCTGGACGGGACGGGGACGGCGGTCCGGGTCGTCGGGGTGGCCCACGACGCCACCGCGCAGCGGCGGGTCGAGGCGCAGGTCGCCGAGGTCCTGGAGTCGATGCCGGCGGCGTTCTTCTCGCTGGACCGGGACTGGACCTTCCGCTACGTCAACGGTGGCGCCGAGGAGCTGCTCGGCGCGACCCGGGCGCAGCTGCTCGGCGGCGACCTGTGGGAGCTGTTCCCCGATGCGGTCGGCAGCGGGTTCGAGACCAACTACCGGCAGGCGATGACGTCCGGCGAACCGGCCGCCTTCGACGCCTATTACCCGCCGCCCCTGGACGCCTGGTACGAGGTGCGCGCCTGGCCGACCCTCGAGGGGCTGTCGGTCTACTTCAGCGAGGTCACCGAGCGCTACCGGACCGAGCAGGCGGCGCGGCGACGGGCCGAGGGGCTGGCCCTGGTCACCCGGGTCTCCGACACCGTCGCCGCCGCCCTGGTCGACGGCCGGGGGGCGGCGGAGGCCATGCGCGAGCTGGCGCTCGGCGTCGTCCCCGCCCTCGGGGACTGGGTGATCGTCAGCCTGACGGACGAGGGCGGCCGGCTGCAGGACGTCGCCACCTGGCACCGGGACCCCGGTCTCCGGCCGGTCGCGGAGCGCTACGCCGAGCTGCGGCTGGCCGCCCTCACCTCGACCGCCCCCCTCGTCGCCGCGCTGGCCAGCGGCAAGGTGATCGAGGTCCCCGACGTGACCGAGGCGGTCGGGCGGACGCTGCCGCCCGGGCCCGTGCGCGAGGCGTTCGAGACGCTGGCCCCGGCGACGGCGGTCGCCCTCGGCCTGACCGCGCACGGCCGGACGGTGGGCGCCATGAGCGTCTACCGCTCGGCCGACCGCGACCCCATGGACCCCGAGGACGTCGAGGTCGTCCACCAGCTCGCCGGTCGGGTGGCCCTGGCGCTGGACAGCGCGGCGCTGCAGGAGCAGCACCGCCGGATGGCCGAGGACCTGCAGCGCAGCCTGCTCACCGACCCGCCGCAGCCGGACCACGCCGACATCGCCGTCCGGTACTCCCCGGCCGTGCAGGCCGCCCAGGTGGGCGGCGACTGGTACGACGCGTTCCTCCAGTCGGACGGGACGACGGTCCTCGCGATCGGTGACGTCGTCGGGCACGACACGAAGGCGGCTGCGGCGATGGGGCAGCTGCGCGGCCTGCTGCGCGGGATCGCCTGGCGCAACGCGGCCGGCCCGGTGCAGGTGCTCCGCGACCTGGACGGCGCCATCGAGGGGCTCCAGCTGCACACCCTGGCGACCGCGGCCGTGGCCCGGCTGGAACGGACCGGCGGGGAGCCGGGGCGGGGGGAGACGCGGCTGCGCTGGTCCAACGCCGGCCACCCGCCGCTGATGGTGCGGCACGCCGACGGTGGGGTCGTGGTGCTGGACACCCAGCGGGCCGACCTGATGCTCGGCGTGGCCGCCGACGCCCCCCGCCGGGAGCACGAGGTGCTGCTGCAGCCCGGTGCGACGGTCGTCCTCTACACCGACGGCCTCGTCGAGGGACGCGACCTCCCGCTCGACGACGGGGTGGCCCGGCTGGCCGGCCTGCTCGCCGAGCTGGGGGACCTGCCGCTGGGGGAGCTGCTGGACCAGATCGTCGACCGGTTGCGCCCGCAGGGGTCGGAGGACGACGTCGCGCTGGTCGCCGTCCGGCTGCACCCCGACGAGGTGCTGCCCCCGGCGCGCTGA